Proteins encoded together in one Vallitalea longa window:
- a CDS encoding helix-turn-helix domain-containing protein, producing MKKKLSRYQFFFVSYTLILTIPIIVLVITSYILIHSFIIDEIVEKEVNKTTFQTELLNTYYTNMKKIIYDANKQIFMTHYIKENRATVSFDIKESLINYENQISLVEHIYFYQIETKQVFSIMGTESEEFFFNNKIVPNFSNNIRIKDIDEPTFVQGKKYTNAEQQLFYIVPLEYNYDQEKYNSYMIFMIDRQYIQNMCEKLALNDKELFFIIHKDKVIYGNDKYLNNKFYYDDLDDIRSELGKRYTLIRADGDSLLYTVRFIEYKSLNHSVIFIGLIMGVITCFLFILGILFIKYVLKKNYKPILDTIYNVQSETSAINQSKDEYLIINQTMIDLIENKKQLQKTMKRLSYEKLFYQLLSSAHHKKELVDELKTYGVNINYPYFLCAILYQLTVDEDDKKIYYNFENDKNIKKDQIYIIEISNTQLIYIFAGQKEEIDYIYESLIDYDIGDKVDTHLGVGYVVRGMKYINQSYKRAQLTSERAVQENMSVCFNLDENIMPYPSMELIMLKEYLELSNLDRAVFTLNYLKEYISISKNPYVSSEIYWEVIHIIEEQYNLQEVATILGDDYREQNNITQQEHNIFINLLIKRIERIIMGINMLNEESNLVKTKHYKQIDNIINYIKDNYKDNNFSIKTMAAYFDTTSSNLSQYFKKSTGKNLSEYVDALKLKYAKKLLEKGKIRISDISIELGYSSPSAFIKKFKRLEGVTPGEYRQKILTYNK from the coding sequence TTGAAGAAGAAACTATCTAGATATCAATTTTTTTTTGTATCATATACTTTGATTCTTACTATTCCAATTATTGTTCTTGTAATAACAAGTTATATTCTAATACATTCATTCATCATAGATGAAATTGTTGAAAAAGAGGTTAATAAAACCACGTTTCAGACTGAATTACTTAATACTTATTATACCAATATGAAAAAGATAATTTATGATGCTAATAAGCAGATTTTTATGACTCATTATATAAAAGAAAATAGGGCAACAGTATCTTTTGATATAAAGGAAAGCTTGATTAATTATGAGAATCAGATTAGTCTAGTAGAACATATATATTTCTATCAAATCGAAACAAAACAGGTTTTTTCAATAATGGGAACAGAATCAGAAGAATTTTTCTTTAACAATAAAATAGTGCCAAATTTTTCCAATAATATAAGAATAAAAGATATTGATGAACCGACTTTTGTTCAAGGAAAAAAATATACTAATGCAGAACAACAACTTTTTTATATAGTTCCTCTTGAATATAACTATGACCAAGAGAAATACAACAGCTATATGATTTTCATGATTGATAGGCAATATATTCAAAATATGTGTGAAAAATTAGCACTTAATGATAAGGAACTTTTTTTCATAATACATAAAGATAAAGTGATATATGGTAACGATAAATATTTAAATAATAAATTCTATTATGATGATTTGGATGACATTAGATCTGAGTTAGGAAAAAGATATACTTTAATTAGGGCTGATGGAGATAGCTTATTATATACTGTAAGATTTATAGAATATAAATCTTTGAATCATTCAGTAATATTTATAGGATTAATAATGGGAGTTATAACATGTTTTTTATTCATCCTAGGTATATTATTTATTAAGTACGTATTAAAAAAGAATTATAAGCCTATATTAGACACAATATATAATGTGCAATCAGAAACATCTGCCATCAATCAAAGTAAAGATGAATATTTAATAATCAATCAAACAATGATAGATTTGATAGAAAACAAAAAGCAACTTCAAAAAACAATGAAACGACTTAGTTATGAAAAACTTTTTTATCAACTACTATCATCTGCTCATCATAAGAAAGAGTTGGTAGATGAATTAAAAACCTATGGAGTCAATATCAATTATCCATATTTTCTTTGTGCAATATTATATCAATTAACGGTAGATGAAGATGATAAGAAAATATATTATAATTTTGAAAATGATAAAAACATAAAAAAAGACCAAATATATATTATAGAGATATCAAATACCCAACTCATATATATATTTGCTGGACAAAAGGAAGAAATAGATTATATCTATGAGTCACTTATTGATTATGATATAGGAGATAAAGTAGATACGCATTTGGGTGTTGGATATGTTGTTAGAGGAATGAAATATATCAATCAATCTTATAAGAGAGCACAATTGACTTCAGAAAGAGCTGTACAAGAAAATATGAGTGTATGCTTTAACTTAGATGAAAATATAATGCCTTATCCATCCATGGAATTGATTATGCTAAAAGAATATCTAGAACTCAGTAATCTAGATAGGGCAGTATTTACACTTAATTATTTAAAAGAATACATTAGCATATCGAAGAATCCATATGTATCTAGTGAAATATATTGGGAAGTTATTCATATAATAGAAGAACAATATAATCTACAGGAAGTAGCGACTATATTAGGTGATGATTACAGGGAACAAAATAATATTACCCAACAAGAACATAATATATTTATTAATCTGTTAATCAAACGGATTGAACGAATAATTATGGGAATAAATATGTTGAATGAAGAAAGTAACTTGGTTAAGACAAAGCATTACAAACAAATTGATAATATAATAAATTATATAAAAGATAATTATAAAGATAATAATTTTTCAATTAAGACTATGGCTGCCTATTTTGATACTACTTCTTCTAATTTAAGTCAATATTTTAAGAAATCTACTGGTAAAAACTTATCAGAGTATGTTGATGCATTAAAATTAAAATATGCTAAAAAACTTTTAGAAAAAGGAAAAATAAGAATCAGTGATATTTCTATAGAATTAGGATATTCCAGTCCCTCTGCATTCATTAAAAAATTTAAGCGGTTAGAAGGTGTAACACCGGGTGAATATAGGCAGAAGATACTAACATATAATAAATGA
- a CDS encoding sulfatase-like hydrolase/transferase has protein sequence MQHEKPNVLILMTDQQATWSISAYGKHEVDTPNIDRLAKEGIRFEQCYTPSAVCTPSRGCFFTGRYPHSNGAYRNDIPLNLDEITFAQVLKDSGYKTGYIGKWHLNGGDSPGWLTKETSMGFEDCRYMFNSGHFKKMIEQENNINPIKVKNTQKIVTPISDMSDVGNEESYTTDWITNKAIDRIKRVKEQPFCYIVSYPDPHQPYVVREPYSSMYNPEEMSVPDSFYEECLPDWAENDTWGRHRYFNIDLEDRVNRLKKIKAMYCGEVKCIDDNIGRLLDTLEKNGQLDNTIIVFTTDHGDYMGEHGLLEKNNLYDSVYHLPLIMRWKEKLQPGRTIKEFFNFIDFQPTLLSMIGVECSGREQGKDLSSLIIDGVKKTDYVNEAFIHPSDVPRGGIITPEYELAYVGKGFEKNPQRVFADHILFDRKRDPNQLKNLFDDPEYEDIKKELTGMIKKHFKQYGVNSELLPDQLKY, from the coding sequence ATGCAACACGAAAAACCTAATGTACTGATACTAATGACTGACCAACAAGCTACTTGGTCCATTAGTGCATATGGCAAACATGAGGTAGATACACCTAATATTGATCGTCTTGCAAAAGAAGGAATTAGATTTGAACAATGTTATACACCCAGTGCTGTTTGTACTCCTTCAAGAGGATGTTTCTTTACAGGAAGATATCCTCATAGTAACGGTGCATATAGAAATGATATACCACTTAACTTAGATGAAATAACTTTTGCTCAGGTATTAAAAGATTCAGGATATAAGACTGGATATATAGGTAAATGGCATTTAAATGGTGGTGATAGTCCTGGTTGGTTGACTAAAGAGACTTCCATGGGTTTTGAGGATTGTCGATATATGTTTAATTCAGGTCATTTTAAAAAGATGATTGAACAAGAAAATAATATAAATCCTATTAAAGTTAAAAATACTCAAAAAATAGTAACACCTATATCTGATATGAGTGATGTTGGTAACGAAGAAAGTTATACAACAGATTGGATAACGAACAAAGCAATAGATAGAATAAAAAGAGTAAAGGAACAACCATTTTGCTATATAGTTAGTTATCCAGACCCACATCAACCTTATGTTGTTAGAGAACCATATAGTAGTATGTATAATCCAGAAGAAATGAGCGTTCCTGATTCTTTTTATGAAGAATGCTTACCAGATTGGGCGGAAAATGATACTTGGGGAAGACATCGTTATTTCAATATTGATTTAGAAGATAGAGTTAACAGATTGAAAAAAATAAAAGCAATGTATTGTGGAGAAGTAAAATGTATTGATGATAATATTGGAAGGTTACTTGATACATTAGAAAAAAATGGACAATTAGATAACACAATAATTGTATTTACCACAGATCATGGAGACTATATGGGAGAACATGGTTTGCTTGAAAAAAATAATCTCTATGATTCAGTATATCATCTTCCATTAATCATGAGGTGGAAAGAAAAATTACAACCTGGTAGAACTATAAAAGAATTTTTCAATTTCATTGATTTTCAACCTACATTGCTATCAATGATAGGGGTAGAGTGTTCAGGAAGAGAACAAGGGAAAGACCTTTCTAGTTTAATTATCGATGGAGTTAAAAAAACAGATTATGTCAATGAAGCTTTTATCCATCCATCAGATGTACCAAGAGGTGGTATTATTACTCCAGAATATGAATTGGCTTATGTAGGAAAGGGATTTGAAAAAAATCCACAGCGAGTATTTGCAGATCATATTCTATTTGATAGAAAAAGAGATCCTAATCAATTAAAGAATCTGTTTGATGACCCAGAATATGAAGATATAAAAAAAGAGTTGACAGGTATGATTAAAAAACACTTTAAACAATATGGTGTTAATTCCGAATTGTTACCAGACCAACTAAAATATTAG